Proteins encoded within one genomic window of Sulfurovum sp. XGS-02:
- a CDS encoding FAD-dependent oxidoreductase — protein sequence MKKKRVVIIGAGLSGLTSAVLLQERYDVTILEARDRTGGRIMGIAGHDMGPSWVWPHQKNILNLIETLGLELFSQYTQGLATYDAPEGVQHFRPSQTAPSYRIKGGISQLVMALEKRLETPVHLHQKVHSLTHSDKRIVVQTVDKAYEADIVISTLPPRLAVESIAYSPVLPDALHTQLQKIPTWMGYAAKCVIEYPDAFWREEGLSGFAVSHLGPLGEIHDACTQDKAALFGFVHSYAKYDNFEEEVIQQLTRLYGSKAALPSNFHLVDWKKEPYTSTPLDTEPLREHPVYGFSATHFGDRLIFSGTESALREGGYLDGAVTAAFDLVKHV from the coding sequence ATGAAGAAAAAGAGAGTAGTGATCATCGGAGCAGGACTGAGTGGACTAACTAGTGCTGTGCTGCTTCAAGAGAGATATGATGTGACGATCCTGGAAGCACGTGATCGTACAGGTGGACGTATCATGGGGATAGCGGGGCATGACATGGGACCATCGTGGGTCTGGCCCCATCAAAAGAACATTTTAAATCTGATAGAGACTTTGGGTTTGGAACTTTTTTCACAATATACCCAGGGGCTTGCCACGTATGATGCACCTGAAGGGGTACAACACTTTAGACCTTCACAAACTGCGCCTTCTTACCGTATCAAAGGCGGTATCAGTCAACTAGTCATGGCCTTGGAAAAGAGACTTGAAACCCCTGTCCACCTTCATCAAAAGGTACACTCTTTAACACATTCGGATAAAAGGATCGTGGTTCAAACAGTAGATAAAGCCTATGAGGCGGATATAGTGATCTCAACACTTCCCCCGCGTTTAGCTGTAGAAAGCATCGCATACTCACCTGTATTACCCGATGCACTTCATACACAGCTGCAGAAGATACCCACATGGATGGGATATGCTGCCAAGTGTGTGATCGAGTATCCTGATGCATTCTGGAGAGAAGAGGGGTTAAGCGGTTTTGCTGTTTCACACCTGGGACCTTTGGGTGAGATACATGATGCCTGTACACAGGACAAAGCAGCACTCTTTGGTTTTGTACACAGTTATGCAAAGTATGACAATTTTGAAGAAGAAGTCATACAACAACTTACACGACTTTATGGAAGCAAAGCTGCTCTGCCTTCCAACTTTCATCTTGTAGATTGGAAAAAAGAGCCCTATACATCAACACCTCTTGATACTGAGCCTCTGCGTGAGCACCCTGTGTATGGATTCAGTGCAACACATTTTGGTGACAGGCTGATCTTTTCAGGTACAGAGAGTGCCTTAAGAGAAGGTGGGTACCTGGATGGTGCTGTCACTGCTGCGTTTGACCTGGTGAAACATGTGTAG
- a CDS encoding pirin family protein, translating into MTTHIATDRLYTADHGWLKSRFHFSFSEYYNRNNMHYGVLRVMNDDIIQPHTGFGTHPHEDMEIITYVIRGELTHQDSMGNKESLGRGSVQYLSAGTGITHSEMNEGDREVHLIQTWILPHSKGLQPQYGSKVFDPETRHNQWLHLIAPTGTPDIINIYQDANMYVSELDQNKTLIFELGKERQLYVKLMEGDAKINGIECKEGDAAEVSDEDLHVEALSDVHILLVEMKRA; encoded by the coding sequence TTGACGACTCATATAGCTACTGACAGACTTTATACAGCGGATCATGGCTGGCTGAAAAGCAGGTTCCATTTTTCATTTTCAGAATATTATAATCGGAATAATATGCATTATGGTGTACTGCGTGTCATGAATGATGACATTATCCAGCCCCATACAGGTTTTGGTACCCATCCGCACGAAGATATGGAGATCATCACGTATGTGATACGCGGAGAACTGACTCATCAAGACAGCATGGGAAATAAAGAGAGTCTGGGACGCGGTTCTGTGCAGTATCTCAGCGCAGGTACCGGCATCACACACTCTGAAATGAATGAAGGCGATAGAGAAGTGCATCTCATACAGACATGGATACTCCCACACTCTAAAGGTCTTCAGCCCCAGTATGGATCAAAGGTCTTTGACCCTGAAACACGTCATAATCAATGGCTACATCTTATAGCCCCGACAGGTACGCCTGACATCATCAATATCTATCAGGATGCAAATATGTATGTTTCGGAGTTAGATCAAAACAAAACCCTTATCTTTGAACTGGGCAAAGAGAGACAGCTCTATGTAAAACTCATGGAAGGTGACGCCAAGATCAATGGCATAGAGTGTAAAGAGGGGGATGCCGCCGAGGTTTCAGACGAAGATCTGCATGTTGAAGCATTGAGCGATGTACATATACTTTTGGTTGAGATGAAAAGAGCATAG
- a CDS encoding YchJ family protein → MKCYCKSGLDFSECCEPILRVQKPATTALSLMRSRYSAYCLGDVNYLQATTHDHTWSDEELKFIQDWADNSFWQHLDIIEFSDDIVEFKAYYIFDHVQHVHHERSTFIKINDMYKYVDGEIYEDKVKFTNNEKCICGSGLKYKRCCLPRLRK, encoded by the coding sequence ATGAAGTGTTATTGTAAAAGCGGATTAGATTTTTCGGAATGTTGTGAACCTATTTTAAGAGTGCAGAAGCCGGCAACGACGGCACTTAGTCTTATGCGCTCACGCTATAGTGCCTACTGTCTGGGTGATGTGAACTATCTTCAAGCGACAACGCATGATCACACATGGAGTGATGAAGAGCTCAAATTTATACAGGACTGGGCAGATAACAGTTTTTGGCAGCATTTGGATATCATCGAGTTCAGCGATGATATCGTTGAGTTTAAAGCCTACTATATCTTCGATCATGTACAACATGTCCATCATGAAAGATCCACTTTTATTAAAATCAATGATATGTATAAATATGTCGATGGTGAGATCTATGAAGATAAAGTAAAATTTACCAACAACGAAAAATGTATCTGTGGAAGCGGATTGAAGTATAAACGCTGCTGTTTGCCAAGATTGAGAAAATAG
- a CDS encoding heme-binding domain-containing protein, producing the protein MKYKILGIVILVTIAIQFVPYGKDHSNPPVVAEPKWDSPKTKEYFVRACADCHSHKTKWPWYSNIAPISWLNQYDVEEGREHFNVSMWGVQKKNEGDEAKEEFQEGEMPPWFYIIAHPDAKLSESETKEFMKGLAATFGEEDDED; encoded by the coding sequence ATGAAATATAAAATCTTAGGCATTGTTATTCTAGTTACGATAGCGATACAATTTGTACCCTACGGTAAAGACCATTCTAATCCACCGGTAGTTGCGGAACCGAAATGGGACAGCCCCAAAACAAAAGAGTACTTTGTTCGAGCGTGTGCAGATTGCCATAGTCACAAAACAAAATGGCCCTGGTACAGCAATATCGCTCCGATATCCTGGTTAAACCAATATGATGTAGAGGAAGGCCGTGAACATTTTAATGTCTCTATGTGGGGTGTACAAAAGAAGAATGAGGGAGACGAAGCAAAAGAAGAGTTCCAAGAGGGAGAGATGCCGCCTTGGTTCTACATTATTGCCCACCCTGATGCCAAATTATCGGAAAGTGAAACAAAAGAGTTCATGAAAGGGCTTGCAGCAACATTTGGTGAAGAAGATGATGAGGACTAG
- a CDS encoding leucine-rich repeat domain-containing protein — MMHTQALEKIALCKKKRLKYLDLSHLGLTEIPSEIAALTWLETLSLSHNHISDITLLSSLTKLHKLSLSHNKISDLSPLMSNEKMKFLFIQDNRITDITSLHHLKRLKKIVAHTNRIQHIETLACLPELVYLDMKENPIQDVKSIDTFGSLLVVKL; from the coding sequence ATGATGCACACACAGGCGTTAGAAAAAATAGCTTTATGCAAGAAAAAGAGACTCAAATACCTGGACCTAAGTCATCTTGGACTGACCGAGATCCCTTCAGAGATAGCTGCACTCACTTGGCTTGAAACGCTTTCCCTCTCCCATAACCATATCTCTGATATTACCCTACTTTCATCACTGACAAAACTGCATAAACTATCGCTCTCGCATAACAAGATCTCTGACCTTAGTCCTTTGATGTCCAATGAAAAAATGAAATTCCTTTTTATCCAGGACAATCGCATTACTGATATTACATCTTTGCATCACCTCAAGAGACTCAAAAAAATAGTTGCCCATACCAATCGCATACAGCATATTGAAACTCTAGCATGCTTGCCTGAGCTTGTCTATTTGGATATGAAAGAGAACCCTATCCAAGACGTAAAAAGCATTGATACTTTCGGCAGCCTGCTTGTAGTGAAACTATAA
- a CDS encoding DUF4412 domain-containing protein, which produces MKQIKIWGILCVLMLATNILGAETKRYEIQSAIIEYATGSSGNMMGIQTQTEGKSKIVFKEWGKVELREERTRSVIMGKEAHTRQTTKIDHDRVYIVDYEQKIIHQYNPMALNHSQYKNIAKNAQEMIRSMGGAKTGEETVLGYDCEIWETQQIKLWLYKGIMLKSVTTMMGLTQTTEAMTIQMNIPVSDEDLKLPDFPIKIMQQGDPTQMPQLTPEQMQQMQEMMKNFTQK; this is translated from the coding sequence ATGAAGCAGATAAAGATATGGGGTATATTATGTGTACTGATGTTGGCTACAAATATACTAGGTGCAGAAACAAAACGTTATGAGATCCAATCAGCTATCATTGAATATGCTACCGGCAGTAGTGGTAATATGATGGGGATACAAACCCAGACAGAGGGCAAAAGCAAAATTGTTTTCAAAGAGTGGGGAAAGGTAGAATTACGTGAAGAGAGAACCAGATCCGTTATCATGGGGAAAGAGGCACATACCCGTCAGACCACAAAGATCGACCATGATAGAGTCTATATAGTGGATTATGAACAGAAAATTATCCATCAGTATAATCCTATGGCTTTAAATCACTCTCAGTACAAAAACATTGCCAAAAATGCTCAAGAGATGATACGCTCCATGGGCGGTGCAAAGACCGGTGAGGAGACCGTATTGGGCTATGATTGCGAAATATGGGAAACACAACAGATAAAACTCTGGCTCTACAAAGGAATCATGCTGAAATCCGTAACCACTATGATGGGGCTCACACAGACAACAGAAGCCATGACTATTCAGATGAATATTCCTGTTTCGGATGAAGATCTGAAACTACCTGATTTTCCGATCAAAATCATGCAACAGGGCGACCCTACACAAATGCCTCAATTGACCCCTGAACAAATGCAGCAAATGCAAGAGATGATGAAAAATTTCACCCAAAAATAG
- a CDS encoding iron-containing alcohol dehydrogenase, whose protein sequence is MVNFTYQNPTRIEFGRGKEKEIGAYIAAENIKKVLLTYGSDRIKKEGLFDTVVANLEANGISFVELGGIVSNPVLSKVYEAVDLAKEHSVEAILSVGGGSVLDSSKAIAAGSLYDGDVWDFFIGKSVIQKALPVFDIITLAATGSEMNTYAVVTNEATKQKFSIASPYLYPKVSVINPELQKSVSKEYLVYSASDVIAHSIEGYFTASSHPDIIAAYIEANIATVMKTTETLLADQDDYNARGEFAWAATQALNGTTYLGVEGYSFPNHMIEHTLSALFNVPHGAGLSVVMPAWMKWYVSQNEGQFERFAQKLFGCSSAMEGIAALESWFNKVGTPTRLSQLSIKESDIDAIVENACEHAQAFGLAETYTKEVLKEILEKAL, encoded by the coding sequence ATGGTCAATTTCACTTATCAAAATCCCACACGAATCGAGTTTGGAAGAGGCAAAGAAAAAGAGATCGGTGCGTATATCGCTGCAGAGAATATCAAAAAAGTGCTTCTTACCTATGGTAGTGACCGTATCAAAAAAGAGGGTCTTTTCGACACTGTTGTAGCCAACCTTGAAGCAAATGGTATCTCATTTGTAGAGCTGGGAGGGATCGTCAGCAACCCGGTACTCTCAAAAGTGTATGAGGCAGTAGATCTGGCAAAAGAACACAGTGTTGAAGCCATACTCAGTGTCGGTGGCGGTTCTGTACTGGACAGTTCCAAGGCTATAGCGGCCGGTAGTCTTTATGACGGAGATGTATGGGACTTCTTTATCGGAAAAAGTGTGATTCAAAAGGCACTGCCTGTCTTTGACATTATTACGCTTGCGGCAACGGGAAGTGAAATGAACACTTATGCCGTGGTTACGAATGAAGCAACAAAGCAGAAATTCTCTATTGCTTCACCCTACCTCTATCCAAAAGTATCCGTCATCAATCCTGAACTTCAAAAATCGGTCTCTAAAGAGTACCTGGTCTACTCTGCTTCAGACGTCATCGCTCACTCTATCGAGGGCTACTTTACTGCCTCGTCACATCCGGATATCATTGCTGCTTATATCGAAGCGAACATTGCCACCGTCATGAAAACCACAGAAACACTTCTGGCAGATCAGGATGACTATAACGCACGCGGGGAGTTTGCATGGGCAGCGACCCAGGCTTTAAATGGTACAACATATCTGGGAGTAGAAGGGTACAGTTTTCCAAACCATATGATCGAGCATACGCTTTCTGCACTCTTCAATGTGCCTCATGGTGCGGGTCTTTCTGTCGTCATGCCCGCATGGATGAAATGGTACGTCTCACAAAATGAAGGGCAGTTCGAACGTTTTGCCCAGAAATTGTTTGGATGTTCCAGTGCTATGGAGGGCATAGCAGCACTGGAGTCATGGTTCAACAAAGTTGGTACACCGACCAGACTTTCACAACTCTCGATCAAAGAGAGTGATATTGATGCAATCGTGGAGAATGCTTGCGAACATGCTCAAGCTTTCGGGTTGGCAGAAACGTATACCAAAGAGGTACTAAAAGAGATTCTTGAAAAAGCATTGTAG
- a CDS encoding NAD(P)H-dependent oxidoreductase yields MKNVLIINGHQRYDKVAEGRLTKLFVDTAGDFFTQHGFNVKESMVEGAYDVQDELDKLAWADYILFQYPVFWMGVPWITKKYIDEVFSAGMNTVTYVSDGRSKDDPSKKYGSGGLMQGKKYMLSLTYNCPESEFDNKEGFFDGLSLDEANVATHKLFQFCGAEPLETYAIHDVFKENLDVDAALKRFKDTLERNFMTSR; encoded by the coding sequence ATGAAAAATGTACTGATCATCAACGGACATCAAAGATATGACAAGGTTGCAGAAGGGAGGTTGACAAAACTCTTTGTAGACACTGCCGGCGATTTTTTTACCCAACATGGATTCAATGTGAAAGAGAGTATGGTTGAAGGTGCCTATGATGTCCAGGATGAGCTTGATAAACTTGCCTGGGCGGATTATATTCTATTTCAGTATCCTGTTTTTTGGATGGGCGTACCCTGGATCACTAAAAAATACATCGATGAAGTTTTCTCTGCAGGTATGAATACCGTTACCTATGTCAGTGATGGGAGAAGCAAAGATGATCCTTCTAAAAAGTATGGCAGCGGCGGACTGATGCAAGGTAAAAAATATATGTTAAGTCTCACCTATAACTGTCCGGAGAGTGAATTTGACAACAAAGAGGGTTTCTTTGACGGCCTCTCTTTGGATGAAGCCAATGTTGCCACACATAAGCTCTTTCAGTTTTGCGGTGCAGAACCGTTGGAAACGTATGCGATACATGATGTATTTAAAGAAAATCTGGATGTGGATGCTGCGCTCAAACGCTTCAAAGATACACTGGAAAGAAATTTTATGACCAGCAGATAG
- a CDS encoding sodium:calcium antiporter, with protein MTDFGSWTLPWIVSAFTVVVLIIGWFGIKMTKIARDLAQNTGLGEALMGALFIGASTSLSGITTSVSAAASGYAELAVSNGLGGIAAQTAFLALADITYRRANLEHAAASAENLFMSAFLLTLLAIHALALSVPSFSIFGVHPATIILIMIYIFGVHLLARTHETPMWLPKKTRDTSSEPEEKSSRHGRHIWKLWIRFTIYGTIVALAGWSLAQLAIPLGAKAELSNGIVGGIFTAVSTSIPELVVAITAVRMGALNLAVGDIIGGNAFDTLFIAASDIAYREGPIYADISSSEQFWLANSMLMTGVLLMGLIYRERHGPGNIGLESVVLLLLYFGGVITLSLVG; from the coding sequence TTGACAGATTTTGGTAGTTGGACATTGCCATGGATAGTATCTGCTTTCACTGTCGTGGTGCTCATTATAGGGTGGTTCGGTATCAAAATGACCAAAATTGCCCGTGATCTGGCTCAAAATACCGGATTAGGTGAAGCACTCATGGGTGCACTCTTTATTGGCGCATCCACATCATTGTCAGGCATAACCACATCTGTCTCCGCTGCGGCTTCAGGTTATGCAGAGCTTGCAGTGAGTAATGGGTTGGGAGGTATTGCTGCGCAAACTGCATTTCTTGCCCTGGCAGATATCACCTATAGACGTGCGAACCTTGAACATGCAGCTGCATCAGCTGAAAACCTTTTTATGTCCGCCTTCCTTCTTACACTGTTGGCCATACATGCATTAGCACTATCAGTACCATCATTTAGTATCTTCGGCGTCCATCCGGCTACCATTATTCTGATCATGATCTATATCTTTGGAGTACATCTTCTGGCTCGCACACATGAAACCCCGATGTGGCTTCCCAAAAAAACAAGAGATACTTCATCAGAACCCGAAGAGAAAAGCAGTCGTCATGGACGTCACATCTGGAAACTTTGGATACGATTTACCATCTATGGTACCATAGTTGCTTTAGCCGGTTGGTCACTTGCCCAACTAGCCATACCTCTTGGAGCAAAAGCAGAATTATCCAATGGGATCGTCGGTGGTATATTTACAGCTGTCTCAACATCTATTCCTGAACTTGTCGTCGCCATTACTGCCGTGCGTATGGGTGCACTGAATCTAGCCGTGGGGGACATTATCGGCGGCAATGCCTTTGACACACTTTTTATTGCTGCATCCGATATCGCTTACCGGGAGGGACCGATCTATGCTGATATCTCATCTTCAGAGCAGTTCTGGCTTGCCAATTCTATGTTGATGACTGGTGTACTTCTTATGGGACTAATATATCGTGAACGCCACGGGCCAGGGAACATTGGTTTAGAAAGTGTCGTTTTACTTCTTCTATATTTCGGAGGGGTTATAACCCTATCTTTAGTAGGATAA
- a CDS encoding patatin-like phospholipase family protein: MFRLFPLIFVRLIGFTALLLLLTACSVKSRTYEAPSIEEYQYAKVAGYKHIRYWGDKTAQYTYTRANIKRLGANKSFRKRIDILALSGGAEDGAYGAGFLKGWSERGDRPEFTVVTGISTGAIIAPFAFLGPKYDKVIQKLYTESSQKNIVLLSPIEALFGASIGDTAPLKKILAEEINETFVAELAKEAKKGRLLQIGTTNLDAQRPVVWEITEIALSGRPDAPKLIRDIMLASASIPGAFPPVLIDVVINGKRHQEVHVDGGVTRQIFVYPRDLDIRKLQRMLHMNPRKNMWLIRNTKVDPEYKPVSLSLSDIAERSFYTLTKYHGLGDLVNITSLAKRDGFHVHITNVPKSFDLPLEDFFDQKYMRALYQVGYEKGRSKSAWQTTLKF, encoded by the coding sequence TTGTTCCGTCTGTTTCCTCTCATATTTGTCAGGCTTATTGGTTTCACTGCATTGTTACTGCTACTAACTGCCTGTTCCGTTAAGTCCCGTACCTATGAAGCTCCAAGTATTGAAGAGTATCAATATGCAAAAGTTGCAGGGTATAAACATATACGCTACTGGGGTGACAAGACAGCACAATATACCTATACAAGAGCAAATATCAAAAGACTCGGGGCCAATAAAAGTTTTCGTAAAAGAATAGATATACTTGCTCTTTCTGGCGGTGCTGAGGACGGTGCGTATGGTGCAGGTTTTTTGAAGGGATGGAGTGAACGCGGTGACAGACCTGAGTTTACTGTGGTAACCGGTATTTCGACCGGTGCAATAATCGCTCCTTTTGCATTCTTGGGACCAAAGTATGATAAGGTAATACAAAAGCTCTATACAGAATCCTCTCAAAAAAACATCGTCTTATTATCACCAATAGAAGCACTCTTCGGTGCTTCTATTGGTGATACAGCACCACTTAAAAAGATCCTTGCTGAAGAGATCAATGAGACTTTCGTAGCAGAGTTGGCAAAAGAGGCAAAAAAGGGACGTTTGCTACAGATCGGTACCACCAATCTTGATGCGCAGCGTCCGGTGGTTTGGGAGATCACTGAAATTGCTTTAAGTGGCCGTCCGGATGCACCAAAACTTATCAGAGATATCATGTTGGCTTCAGCTTCCATTCCGGGAGCTTTTCCACCGGTACTCATAGATGTAGTGATCAATGGAAAAAGACATCAGGAAGTACATGTGGACGGTGGTGTAACCAGACAGATATTTGTCTACCCTCGTGATCTGGATATTCGAAAACTGCAGCGTATGTTACATATGAATCCTCGAAAAAATATGTGGCTGATACGCAATACCAAAGTAGACCCTGAGTATAAACCTGTTTCTCTTTCACTCTCTGATATTGCAGAGCGGTCATTTTATACTTTGACAAAATACCATGGTCTGGGTGACCTGGTCAATATCACCTCATTGGCCAAACGTGATGGATTTCATGTACATATTACCAATGTACCAAAAAGTTTTGATCTACCTTTAGAAGATTTTTTTGACCAAAAGTATATGAGAGCATTGTATCAAGTTGGGTATGAAAAGGGACGTTCAAAGTCGGCTTGGCAAACAACACTTAAATTTTGA
- a CDS encoding alpha/beta hydrolase, producing MPRNKHLPLNNIFIPSIVPSQKLMIILHGRGDSARGFTFLPPYLNMDDMNYLLLNAPYSYYGGYSWYDLPPNQLEGIRHSRAILTEIFDTLFEEEFNAEESFLFGFSQGALLTFEFGARYEKVLAGYIAVSGYIYDADTLLQEMNPRVNSSNWLCTHGTYDEVLPFHTSRSQITTLQNAGFEVEFKSYPKDHTISEDELKMITEWIKSK from the coding sequence ATGCCAAGAAATAAACATTTACCTCTGAATAATATCTTCATACCTTCTATTGTCCCTTCTCAAAAACTTATGATCATTCTGCATGGGCGTGGGGATTCAGCTCGCGGCTTTACCTTTTTGCCACCCTACCTCAACATGGACGATATGAACTACCTTTTGCTGAATGCTCCCTATAGTTACTACGGAGGATACTCATGGTATGATCTGCCGCCCAACCAGTTAGAAGGTATTAGACATTCAAGGGCTATACTAACAGAGATCTTTGATACGCTTTTTGAAGAAGAGTTCAATGCTGAGGAAAGCTTTCTGTTCGGCTTTTCCCAAGGTGCATTACTGACCTTTGAATTTGGAGCCAGATATGAAAAAGTGCTTGCTGGGTACATAGCGGTAAGCGGGTATATATATGATGCCGATACCCTTTTACAAGAGATGAACCCAAGGGTCAACAGCTCCAATTGGCTCTGTACACATGGAACATATGATGAAGTACTCCCTTTTCATACATCAAGATCACAGATCACGACATTGCAGAATGCAGGGTTTGAGGTAGAGTTTAAAAGCTATCCCAAAGATCACACCATTTCCGAAGATGAACTCAAAATGATAACTGAATGGATAAAAAGTAAATAA
- a CDS encoding cupin domain-containing protein, translated as MLRKILLSLFVLTSLSMSDEVTSNKALSFSYNDTSLAWGPCPAFLGEACQIAVLHGDPAKENLDIFFKVPADYAIPHHWHTSAERMILVSGKMTVTYDNQESELLTKGMYAYGPSKHPHTAYCEKGEEPCVLFIAFEEPIDAFEVIKETKE; from the coding sequence ATGTTGAGAAAAATACTATTAAGTTTGTTTGTTCTAACATCACTCTCTATGAGTGACGAAGTTACAAGTAATAAGGCACTTAGCTTTTCATATAACGATACATCCCTAGCATGGGGACCCTGCCCTGCATTTCTCGGTGAAGCATGCCAGATCGCCGTACTACATGGTGATCCTGCCAAAGAGAACCTGGATATTTTCTTTAAAGTACCAGCTGATTATGCAATCCCGCATCACTGGCATACCTCAGCAGAACGCATGATACTGGTATCAGGGAAGATGACGGTTACCTATGACAACCAGGAGAGTGAACTGCTCACAAAAGGTATGTATGCCTATGGTCCATCCAAACATCCACATACAGCCTATTGTGAAAAAGGTGAGGAGCCGTGTGTACTCTTCATCGCATTTGAAGAGCCTATCGATGCTTTTGAAGTGATCAAAGAGACTAAAGAATAG
- a CDS encoding cache domain-containing protein, which yields MHHFIVRIMKFIVLIGMVGSVMHAKEAVTIEAFVNSAAALIEEKGDKAFHAFRQKGTKWFHDDQYIYVWDMNGLRYVYPPNVQGEGKNVRDLKDVDEKPIGELMIEVASSKAGRGWIHYRWPKPGELEPSWKSTYVMQVKSPSGQLFLIGSGAYDMPVQRSFIVDAVDSASKLIEQDGLKAFDTLRSKRSQYSYQDTYVFVIDENGVELMNAAFPKLEGRNVIDYKDTKGNYFVREFINVAKTEGSGWVDYPWPKPGDVEKSHKSAYVKRVMVDGKMIIVCAGLYLD from the coding sequence ATGCATCATTTTATAGTACGTATTATGAAGTTCATAGTGTTGATAGGTATGGTTGGAAGTGTCATGCATGCAAAAGAAGCAGTAACAATTGAAGCGTTTGTAAATAGTGCTGCTGCTCTGATAGAAGAAAAAGGGGATAAAGCCTTTCATGCATTCAGACAAAAGGGAACAAAGTGGTTCCATGATGATCAATATATCTATGTCTGGGATATGAATGGATTACGGTATGTCTATCCGCCTAATGTACAAGGTGAGGGTAAAAATGTGCGTGACCTTAAAGATGTTGATGAAAAACCGATTGGCGAACTGATGATTGAAGTTGCTTCATCCAAAGCGGGAAGAGGGTGGATACATTACCGTTGGCCAAAACCCGGTGAGTTGGAACCAAGTTGGAAAAGTACCTATGTCATGCAGGTAAAAAGCCCTTCTGGACAACTATTTCTTATCGGAAGCGGTGCCTATGATATGCCTGTACAAAGGTCTTTTATTGTAGATGCAGTTGATTCGGCTTCGAAGCTGATCGAACAGGATGGTCTTAAGGCATTTGATACGCTAAGAAGCAAAAGAAGCCAGTATAGTTATCAGGATACCTATGTCTTTGTCATAGATGAAAATGGTGTAGAGTTAATGAATGCAGCTTTTCCAAAGTTAGAAGGGCGCAATGTGATCGACTATAAGGATACCAAGGGAAACTATTTTGTAAGGGAATTTATCAACGTGGCCAAAACAGAAGGCAGTGGCTGGGTTGATTATCCATGGCCAAAACCAGGTGACGTAGAGAAATCACATAAGTCTGCATATGTCAAAAGAGTGATGGTTGATGGGAAAATGATCATTGTGTGTGCAGGATTGTATCTGGATTAA